The following are encoded in a window of Platichthys flesus chromosome 11, fPlaFle2.1, whole genome shotgun sequence genomic DNA:
- the cited4b gene encoding cbp/p300-interacting transactivator 4b, translated as MADHLMMPMNHSSAGASLHGYRMGMNGGLQAGHQQHANQQGMRALPNGQMMHYGGAQANMETAMRQRQGMVGGPMSGQLNGAQMGHHQMTSGNMMYNGQPQQQQQQQHHPQQHHPQQQHPQQQQHHMHQQHQQQAQHPQQQQHPQQQQHPQQQQQQQQQQQHPQQQQQFANGGLTSQQLMASMQLQKLNTQYHGHPLGPMGGNHMGPTTQYRVNPAQLASMQHMAGPALALNGMDADMIDEEVLTSLVMELGLDRVQELPELFLGQNEFDFISDFVSKQQPSTVSC; from the coding sequence ATGGCAGACCATCTGATGATGCCCATGAATCACAGCTCAGCGGGCGCCAGTCTCCACGGTTACAGGATGGGCATGAACGGCGGCCTGCAGGCGGGTCACCAGCAGCACGCCAACCAGCAGGGCATGAGGGCGCTGCCCAACGGCCAGATGATGCACTACGGCGGCGCCCAGGCCAACATGGAGACCGCCATGAGGCAGCGGCAGGGCATGGTGGGCGGGCCCATGAGCGGACAGCTGAACGGGGCCCAGATGGGTCACCACCAGATGACCTCAGGTAACATGATGTACAATGGCcagccccaacaacaacaacaacagcagcatcatccgcagcagcatcatccgcagcagcagcatccccagcagcagcagcatcacatgcaccagcagcaccagcaacaAGCCCAGcacccgcagcagcagcagcacccacaacaacaacagcacccgcaacaacaacaacaacaacaacaacaacaacagcacccacagcagcagcaacagttcGCGAATGGAGGGTTAACGTCCCAACAGCTCATGGCCAGCATGCAGCTGCAGAAACTCAACACCCAGTACCACGGACACCCACTGGGGCCTATGGGTGGTAACCACATGGGGCCCACAACACAGTATCGCGTGAACCCGGCTCAGCTGGCTAGCATGCAGCACATGGCCGGGCCGGCCCTGGCACTGAACGGCATGGATGCGGATATGATCGACGAGGAGGTCCTGACCTCGCTGGTCATGGAGCTGGGCCTGGACCGGGTCCAGGAGCTGCCAGAACTCTTCCTGGGCCAGAATGAGTTTGACTTTATTTCGGACTTTGTCAGCAAACAGCAGCCCAGCACCGTGAGTTGCTGA